TTACGGCAAATACCGCCAGCGTCATCACCTAAAATTCAAtggtaaaaactattttttattgaccaaaataaaaacaaaacacagAGATATAGCTGTAAAACATCTTCTGTTTTATTAATCCACCTGGTCTGAGCAGTGAGTGCAAGTGTGTTGATGAGGCTATGACATATGACACTGCCAATTTACCTATGCAAAGCTTGAACTAACACTGAGGTCTGTTTATTGTGTATTTCTATGTATTGATGTCTATGTGTTGTCTATTTCTATGTATTGAGGTATATGTATTGTGTATTTCTATGTATTGAGGTCAGTGTATTGTGTATTTTTATGCACTGCGGTCTATGTATTGTCTTTTTCTATGTATTGTGGCaatgtattgtttattttatgtattgaaGTCTATGTATTGCTTATTTCTATGTATTGAAGTCTATGTATTGTGTATTTCTATGTATTGTATCCATGCTATAAATAGTTTCCTCATTATGGCctcaatattttatgaatataatGTAACAACTTTTCATTCTGCTACAGCATTAAGACTTACCTGTAAAAAGGAAGTCCTTGGATTTCTCatcaagtttttaaaagttctcCGACACACAATGTTGAATTGCACACAAGGGTTAGTGTGGTAAGACAATTGTGAAATCTGTGGGTTTGTAGGAAGGTGCTCATTACTGGACAAATAAGCATCCTGATAGGGCTGCAGCTCCTCCTGGGTCCTGCAAGCCCATTCTGACTTAGCATAACATATGGCCAAAGCATCTGATATTGCATTTATCTGTAATAAATGAACCAGAAACCATGAAAAGAGCTCCATCTGCCACAACTACGGGTTTATTTACAAGATGTCAACATCTAAAAACATTCATGACAATGTAGACTGTCCTTTATATTTGCAAGTTCTGCTTGCATTCACTCATGATGAGATTTAGTACATGTTTAGCCACAGGCAGGCTCCAAAGCCCTAACAAGCGAGGGCCAAAATAAATACACGTAGATGCCTATTGTTAAACAAATTATAACATTGAAGGTAGATCTACTTAGCTAGTAGCGCACCTTGCACAGCAGATCGCTCATGAACAGACCACCCATGAGCAGACCACCTATGACAGACCACTGGTGAACAGATTACCCGTGAACAGACCACCCGTGAACAGACCACCTGTGAACAGAGCACCCGTGAACAGACCACCCGTGAACAGACCATCGTTAACATTATTTAActaacctttacagtttttggCCTTTTTcagtacctacatgtacttgATGCCATGATGTGCCATACTTGCCATGATTTGTTAAGAACTTGGACCAACAGCTAGAACTTTTGCAACAACTTTGGCAGATCTGTTTCCTTTCATACTACCTCGGTAGGTCTGTTTCCACTCATACAACCTCGGTAGGTCTGTTTCCACTCATACAACCTTGGTAGGTTCTACTAGTTATGCAATTTAGGTCTTTTTAGATAAGTGATGGAaaaaaattgtagaattaactttttaaaataaagaagATTAAAGTGAGCTATAATTGTACCCGGTCTCCGGCGGAGTTTTCCGTCTCAGGGACAATGACCACAGTGGCTTCAGCCCCTGGCTCATTTGCAACAATTTCTTGCAGCTTCTCTGGGGTTGTCGACTCTATATTCCCAAGAATAACGTCCAAGAAAAAGTCTGCAGGGTTATCGTGTTCCTCGATATGAAATcctaaaatttgtaaaatttataataGAATGTTAAAAAAACTCGCTAAGTTGTAATAATGGGATGCGATGGTTTTACATGTGTGTAAGAATGCTGGGCTACAATCACCTAATGAGGCGAAGAACTGGATGGCTTGATTAGCTGGGCCATGGTAGACTGTTCGACCATTGCCTAGCAAGCACAGGTTATCACACAGTTTGAAGATAGAGTAGCGTGGCTGGTGGATCGAGAATATCACAGTGTTTCCCATGTCAGCAATTCTGTAAACATTGACAGTACTCGTTTCACAAAACCTTCAATATTAAATATCATGTTTCTAATAAATACATGACAATTGCTAGATTTCTTTGTGTTTCACTTTTAGTAACTGCATTGTTAACTCAAAATATCAATTTTCTTGGCTTTGATTGATGGCAACAGAGAACACACCGTTTGAGATTTTTCATGACAGAGTTGGCAGTTGAGGCATCTAGACCAGTAGTTGGCTCATCGAGAAATAGTACTCCAGGTGTTGTGACCAACTCCATACCAACATTGCATCTTTTTCTTTCGCCACCTGACACACCTCGTGTGAAATCATCACCGCATCGTGTGTCAGCACATTTCTCTGGAATAAACAATGGCAGCATTTGTGTACACCAAAGCACTTGTAGATGATTATATTTGCTACTATGTTGCCATTGACAACAATCAAAGATACAAATGATGTAGAAAAGACTATTAGTCtgtataaaatgtattaaaataagTTGCAACTGCTATTAAAATTCCTGCAATACATAACAGTTTATGATTTTCATTATTTACCTAAAAATAAATACGAGCTCAAAAGCAAATCTCATGTTGAAGAAGATTTCGCAGCATAACTACATTTATGTAACGAAAGCAATCAAAATCCAAAAAGCTTGAAGTTTGCTTTGTGACTATAAGTCACTTGGTAAGCTACGGTGTATATAAGCAAAAAACGTCAGCTTTTATGAGATATCTTTTCCGCCTGGAGATGCTCACAACAGCTATTAAATACCCGACTGCTACAACTGATGCACCTACGTACCTAAACTCAGCTCGCTAATAACCCTATCAACTTTGGCCTTTTTCTCTTCATCTGAATATCCTTTCGGCAATCTGAGATCTGCAGAGAATCGAATGTTCTCTCGGACACTGAGTGTGCCCATTACCACGTCATCCTGGACAACATATCCAGACATTAGGCGAAAGTTTCCTGGCTGTGGGTGACCATTAATAAGCACCTCTCCAGATAGACCCGTTGGATCTTTACGTGCAGCTAAGATATCTAGCAACCTGTGGAACACAACTAATGAGTtgttcaaaagtttaaaaagctaaaatatttagcTGTTGGCAGGTAAACTACACCACAGTAAGCGAACCGTGCGACAATGAGTTAACTATGTGACAGTGAGTTAACTGTGTGACGGTGAGTGGACTGTGTGACAGTGAGTGCGCTGTGTGACAGTGAGTCAACTATGTGACAGTGAGTTAACTATGTGGCAGTGAGTTAACAGTGTGACAGTGAGTGAACTTTGTGCCAGTGAGTGGACTGTGTGGCAGTAAGTTAACTGTGTGACAGTGAGTGAACTTTGTGCCAGTGAGTGGACTGTGTGACAGTGAGTTAACTATGTGACAGTGAGTTAACTATGTGACAGTGAGTTAACTATGTGACAGTGAGTTAACTGTATGACATTGAGCAAACCATGTGACAGTGAGTGAACTGTGTGGCAGTGAGTTAACTGTGTGACATTGAGCAAACCGTGTGACAGTTAGTTAACTGTGTGGCAGTGAGTTAACTATGTGACAGTGAGTGAACTGTGTGGCAGTGAGTAGACTGTGTGACAGCAAGTGAACTGTGTGACAGCAGTGAACTACATAATAGCTAGCGCAAACTTTATAGCCTCACTATTCTATTAAACCCATTGATTATTACTAACTAGCTCTAGAGAAGCATTGTATACTCACGATGACTTTCCTGAGCCAGTTGGTCCCATAATAGCATTCATGGTGCCAGGCTTGAACAGGCCGCTACAACACATTTATTCCAGAATATCAAAAGTTATTAACAGAAATACGAATCAGTAAATACCTTAATATATGTGAAGTGCAGCTCTACATATTGcatgatttattattgtccGTTGTTGGTTTGTGGTTGATCAGTCACGCTTAAAACTATTCAAAGTATTTAGAAAAACCCAAAATGTTATCTAATAAAATTATGTCAGGATAGAACTATTAAGTTTCAAGGAAGTTCTATAGATGGTAGTGAAAAGCAGCCTTTATTGATCAGTATTGCTATTTTAGATTATCTGTAATTCTTTTTGCTGGTAATAGAATTTGCTGGATATAGCTGGTAAGCTTCCACCGTATTTATAACATCTAATCATGTAAATGGTTCAACAAATATTAACATAAGTAATATCAGAGTAGAGGTAGTGCTGACTCTCTCAGTAAAATCACAGCTAGATATTCATCAACGGaagattttaaataatcaaaccTGACATCTTTGATGATTTCCTTTGGACTCCATTTGCAGCAACCAGCTGATGCATCTACTTCATAGTGGATATTGTGAAAAGATACTACGGAGCCTACATATCTGTTGAATGTCTTCTCTCCTGGAACCTGAAATCAGTAGTATTATCTGTGACTAGAATAGGCTGAGCAGCCCTGGTAGAAGTAACAAACAGGAGGTACTTTACAGGCCTGACCAATCAAAACAACCCAACAGGGTGTTTGAACTGGCTTATAGAGGTTTTTATTTATAGAGTTTGAGCTCTTGTCGTCGTTTTAATGATTTTGTTTAGGGAGGGATGTCCGTGTTGCTACCTATACTATGTGTCTCAGGCGTAGGTAACGAGTAATGTGCTTGTAATCAGGCTATACATTATCTGTAGAGAAGCAGAAAACCCTAAAAATGTTTaccattttttta
The genomic region above belongs to Watersipora subatra chromosome 1, tzWatSuba1.1, whole genome shotgun sequence and contains:
- the LOC137385459 gene encoding broad substrate specificity ATP-binding cassette transporter ABCG2-like isoform X1, yielding MSEDTVPILSSSSTNIQSIEDDLLGGPPAGTYGNTSGEKTGLPVQPPSSEVPGEKTFNRYVGSVVSFHNIHYEVDASAGCCKWSPKEIIKDVSGLFKPGTMNAIMGPTGSGKSSLLDILAARKDPTGLSGEVLINGHPQPGNFRLMSGYVVQDDVVMGTLSVRENIRFSADLRLPKGYSDEEKKAKVDRVISELSLEKCADTRCGDDFTRGVSGGERKRCNVGMELVTTPGVLFLDEPTTGLDASTANSVMKNLKRIADMGNTVIFSIHQPRYSIFKLCDNLCLLGNGRTVYHGPANQAIQFFASLGFHIEEHDNPADFFLDVILGNIESTTPEKLQEIVANEPGAEATVVIVPETENSAGDRINAISDALAICYAKSEWACRTQEELQPYQDAYLSSNEHLPTNPQISQLSYHTNPCVQFNIVCRRTFKNLMRNPRTSFLQVMTLAVFAVIVGAIYFQTPDDCASGVQNRVGAFFFMLMNVVFGNLSAIDLFINERRIFIHENISGFYRVSAFFFAKLFCDILPNRSVPVLGFGIITYWMIGLVNRWQSFLFYLLTLLLTSWAGSSIAFVCSASTRTPAIASLASATLYVFQMIFSGLLVNLDSLGQWIQWAKYISIFSYSMQALQINEFTHVDFNLTIPDTNRTASCVKGNANAWLEKNNIAYKTDWDLWRNIMALGAITAGLMVIAYIQLRRIKKLK
- the LOC137385459 gene encoding broad substrate specificity ATP-binding cassette transporter ABCG2-like isoform X2, with the translated sequence MADERQPLLGGPPAGTYGNTSGEKTGLPVQPPSSEVPGEKTFNRYVGSVVSFHNIHYEVDASAGCCKWSPKEIIKDVSGLFKPGTMNAIMGPTGSGKSSLLDILAARKDPTGLSGEVLINGHPQPGNFRLMSGYVVQDDVVMGTLSVRENIRFSADLRLPKGYSDEEKKAKVDRVISELSLEKCADTRCGDDFTRGVSGGERKRCNVGMELVTTPGVLFLDEPTTGLDASTANSVMKNLKRIADMGNTVIFSIHQPRYSIFKLCDNLCLLGNGRTVYHGPANQAIQFFASLGFHIEEHDNPADFFLDVILGNIESTTPEKLQEIVANEPGAEATVVIVPETENSAGDRINAISDALAICYAKSEWACRTQEELQPYQDAYLSSNEHLPTNPQISQLSYHTNPCVQFNIVCRRTFKNLMRNPRTSFLQVMTLAVFAVIVGAIYFQTPDDCASGVQNRVGAFFFMLMNVVFGNLSAIDLFINERRIFIHENISGFYRVSAFFFAKLFCDILPNRSVPVLGFGIITYWMIGLVNRWQSFLFYLLTLLLTSWAGSSIAFVCSASTRTPAIASLASATLYVFQMIFSGLLVNLDSLGQWIQWAKYISIFSYSMQALQINEFTHVDFNLTIPDTNRTASCVKGNANAWLEKNNIAYKTDWDLWRNIMALGAITAGLMVIAYIQLRRIKKLK